In Pelmatolapia mariae isolate MD_Pm_ZW linkage group LG2, Pm_UMD_F_2, whole genome shotgun sequence, one DNA window encodes the following:
- the mapk9 gene encoding mitogen-activated protein kinase 9 isoform X1 — MSEAEGQFYSVQVVDSTFTVLKRYQQLRPIGSGAQGIVCSALDTVLGIPVAVKKLCRPFQNQTHAKRAYRELVLLKCVNHKNIIRLINVFTPQKSLEEFQDLYLVMELMDASLCQVIHMDLDHERMSYLLYQILCGIRHLHSAGIIHRDLKPSNIVVKSDCTLKILDFGLARTACTNFMMTPYVVTRYYRAPEVILGMKYKENVDIWSVGCIMGEMVKGSVIFQGTDHIDQWNKVIEILGTPSLEFMNRLMETVRNYVMNKPQYPGVSFAELFPDWAFPSESEHDKLKTSQARDLLSKMLVIDPECRISVEEALNHPYIHVWYDPAEADAPPPQISDKQLEEREHTIEQWKELIYEEVIDWEERNKNGLMKEDCSDVVSGSASQSSSANDISSMSTEQTLASDTDSSSIDTLTGPLDENH, encoded by the exons ATGAGTGAGGCGGAGGGGCAGTTCTACAGTGTTCAGGTGGTGGACTCCACCTTCACTGTACTCAAGCGCTACCAGCAGCTGCGGCCCATTGGCTCTGGTGCCCAAGGCATTGTTTG CTCTGCTCTAGATACGGTCCTCGGTATACCAGTGGCAGTGAAAAAGCTGTGTCGGCCCTTTCAGAACCAGACCCATGCTAAGCGCGCCTACAGGGAGCTGGTGCTGCTCAAATGTGTCAACCACAAAAAT ATCATCCGTCTGATCAATGTATTCACGCCTCAGAAGTCCCTGGAGGAATTTCAGGATCT GTATCTGGTGATGGAGCTAATGGATGCCAGCCTATGCCAGGTGATCCATATGGACCTAGACCACGAGAGGATGTCCTACCTGCTATACCAGATCCTTTGTGGAATCAGGCACCTGCACTCTGCTGGCATAATCCACAGG GATCTGAAGCCCAGTAACATTGTGGTTAAGTCAGATTGCACACTAAAGATCTTAGATTTTGGCTTAGCTAGGACAGCCTGCACTAATTTCATGATGACCCCGTACGTGGTGACCAGATATTACCGTGCCCCGGAGGTCATTCTCGGCATGAAGTACAAGGAAAATG TGGACATCTGGTCAGTGGGGTGTATCATGGGAGAGATGGTAAAGGGCAGCGTCATCTTCCAGGGCACTGATC ACATCGACCAGTGGAATAAGGTGATTGAAATTCTGGGCACACCCAGTCTAGAGTTTATGAACCGACTGATGGAGACTGTGAGGAACTACGTGATGAACAAGCCACAGTATCCTGGCGTCAGCTTTGCCGAGCTTTTCCCAGACTGGGCCTTCCCTTCTGAGTCAGAACATGACAAATTGAAGA CAAGTCAAGCACGGGACTTGCTTTCCAAAATGCTGGTCATTGATCCCGAGTGCCGCATATCTGTAGAAGAAGCTCTTAATCACCCCTACATTCACGTGTGGTACGACCCGGCAGAGGCCGACGCG CCTCCTCCGCAGATTTCTGACAAGCAGTTGGAAGAGAGAGAGCACACTATTGAGCAGTGGAAAG AACTTATTTATGAAGAGGTGATTGACTGGGAGGAGAGGAACAAGAATGGTCTAATGAAAGAAGATTGCTCAG ATGTGGTGTCAGGTTCGGCCTCCCAGTCCTCTTCAGCCAACGATATCTCGTCCATGTCCACAGAGCAAACCTTGGCCTCagacacagacagcagcagcatcgACACACTGACAGGACCTCTGGACGAGAATCACTGA
- the mapk9 gene encoding mitogen-activated protein kinase 9 isoform X2, with protein sequence MSEAEGQFYSVQVVDSTFTVLKRYQQLRPIGSGAQGIVCSALDTVLGIPVAVKKLCRPFQNQTHAKRAYRELVLLKCVNHKNIIRLINVFTPQKSLEEFQDLYLVMELMDASLCQVIHMDLDHERMSYLLYQILCGIRHLHSAGIIHRDLKPSNIVVKSDCTLKILDFGLARTACTNFMMTPYVVTRYYRAPEVILGMKYKENVDLWSVGCIMAEMISHKVLFPGKDYIDQWNKVIEILGTPSLEFMNRLMETVRNYVMNKPQYPGVSFAELFPDWAFPSESEHDKLKTSQARDLLSKMLVIDPECRISVEEALNHPYIHVWYDPAEADAPPPQISDKQLEEREHTIEQWKELIYEEVIDWEERNKNGLMKEDCSDVVSGSASQSSSANDISSMSTEQTLASDTDSSSIDTLTGPLDENH encoded by the exons ATGAGTGAGGCGGAGGGGCAGTTCTACAGTGTTCAGGTGGTGGACTCCACCTTCACTGTACTCAAGCGCTACCAGCAGCTGCGGCCCATTGGCTCTGGTGCCCAAGGCATTGTTTG CTCTGCTCTAGATACGGTCCTCGGTATACCAGTGGCAGTGAAAAAGCTGTGTCGGCCCTTTCAGAACCAGACCCATGCTAAGCGCGCCTACAGGGAGCTGGTGCTGCTCAAATGTGTCAACCACAAAAAT ATCATCCGTCTGATCAATGTATTCACGCCTCAGAAGTCCCTGGAGGAATTTCAGGATCT GTATCTGGTGATGGAGCTAATGGATGCCAGCCTATGCCAGGTGATCCATATGGACCTAGACCACGAGAGGATGTCCTACCTGCTATACCAGATCCTTTGTGGAATCAGGCACCTGCACTCTGCTGGCATAATCCACAGG GATCTGAAGCCCAGTAACATTGTGGTTAAGTCAGATTGCACACTAAAGATCTTAGATTTTGGCTTAGCTAGGACAGCCTGCACTAATTTCATGATGACCCCGTACGTGGTGACCAGATATTACCGTGCCCCGGAGGTCATTCTCGGCATGAAGTACAAGGAAAATG TGGACCTGTGGTCAGTTGGCTGCATAATGGCTGAAATGATTTCTCACAAAGTCCTCTTTCCTGGAAAGGACT ACATCGACCAGTGGAATAAGGTGATTGAAATTCTGGGCACACCCAGTCTAGAGTTTATGAACCGACTGATGGAGACTGTGAGGAACTACGTGATGAACAAGCCACAGTATCCTGGCGTCAGCTTTGCCGAGCTTTTCCCAGACTGGGCCTTCCCTTCTGAGTCAGAACATGACAAATTGAAGA CAAGTCAAGCACGGGACTTGCTTTCCAAAATGCTGGTCATTGATCCCGAGTGCCGCATATCTGTAGAAGAAGCTCTTAATCACCCCTACATTCACGTGTGGTACGACCCGGCAGAGGCCGACGCG CCTCCTCCGCAGATTTCTGACAAGCAGTTGGAAGAGAGAGAGCACACTATTGAGCAGTGGAAAG AACTTATTTATGAAGAGGTGATTGACTGGGAGGAGAGGAACAAGAATGGTCTAATGAAAGAAGATTGCTCAG ATGTGGTGTCAGGTTCGGCCTCCCAGTCCTCTTCAGCCAACGATATCTCGTCCATGTCCACAGAGCAAACCTTGGCCTCagacacagacagcagcagcatcgACACACTGACAGGACCTCTGGACGAGAATCACTGA
- the LOC134640524 gene encoding uncharacterized protein LOC134640524, producing the protein MELHCLPTDTPTTASSCSTDPPYDNCPPFGQRERAREKEMESGVVCPAVTRLPGPQSPLPGLAPAVAEVQTVVGGGRGPGIWPAHSYCNCKEGLGRQAWEAELSRGINTARGGDRGGEQGCSWGVHVNQSPSPSQSEEHRSALSLYDNLPDAETSNSLQDFDTETSLQEHLQEQMHKAVASKQIQGLMEDDCVTEKMLSKRCSSNQDQKPDQDEEHEQEPELDSGSCRLTEGDLMQHHHLPMSLPQHLTQNSAQMRQTKCHDPPLWPLADVKQPKQTSWSPRVPPPLPLADPSASALRSLLTSLQHQIMKQREEYEARIISLEQRNEELQMEVVRLKTNLAQQRHWYQVVQAKIVESERARAAAEAHNTTMQREMEQFFDIFGELNNEEKKTEHIVKSF; encoded by the exons ATGGAGCTGCACTGCCTTCCTACTGATACCCCCACCACAGCCAGCTCCTGCTCCACGGATCCCCCGTACGACAACTGCCCACCTTTTGGCCAGCGAGAGAGAGCCAGGGAGAAGGAAATGGAGAGTGGAGTTGTGTGCCCTGCTGTAACCAGACTCCCAGGCCCCCAGAGCCCACTGCCTGGTCTGGCCCCAGCTGTGGCTGAGGTTCAGACAGTGGTCGGTGGGGGAAGAGGGCCTGGCATTTGGCCAGCTCACAGCTACTGCAACTGTAAAGAGGGCCTGGGAAGACAGGCCTGGGAAGCAGAGCTAAGCAGAGGCATAAacacagcaagaggaggagacagaggaggagaacAGGGGTGTAGCTGGGGAGTTCATGTGAACCAAAGCCCAAGCCCATCACAGAGTGAGGAGCACCGGAGCGCTCTGTCTCTGTATGATAATCTCCCTGATGCTGAAACATCCAACAGCCTCCAGGACTTTGACACAGAAACAAGCCTCCAGGAACACTTGCAGGAGCAGATGCACAAAGCTGTAGCATCCAAACAAATCCAGGGATTGATGGAGGATGACTGTGTGACTGAAAAGATGCTCAGTAAAAGATGTTCTAGCAACCAGGACCAGAAACCAGACCAAGACGAGGAGCATGAACAGGAGCCAGAGCTGGACTCAGGATCCTGTAGATTAACAGAAGGGGACCTGATGCAGCATCACCACCTCCCTATGTCGCTTCCTCAACATCTTACACAAAATTCCGCTCAGATGCGTCAAACCAAGTGTCACGACCCACCGCTGTGGCCTCTGGCTGATGTCAAACAGCCAAAACAGACATCGTGGTCTCCCAGAGTGCCCCCTCCATTACCCCTGGCAGACCCCTCTGCCAGTGCTTTACGCAGCCTCCTCACCAGCCTGCAGCACCAGATAATGAAGCAGAGAGAGGAATATGAAGCACGGATAATCAG TCTGGAGCAGAGAAATGAAGAGCTACAGATGGAGGTAGTTCGTCTGAAAACAAACCTCGCACAGCAGCGGCACTGGTACCAGGTTGTGCAGGCGAAGATCGTGGAATCTGAACGGGCACGGGCTGCCGCGGAAGCACACAATACCACAATGCAGAGGGAGATGGAGCAGTTTTTCGACATCTTTGGAGAGCTCAACAAcgaggaaaagaaaacagaacacaTTGTGAAGAGCTTTTGA